A genomic stretch from Moraxella nasicaprae includes:
- a CDS encoding porin — MTKQATFRLTKLALAASALGMAFNANAIFNLYNKDGLSLDINGQIDIQATKNDRTHTLLQDGADLVYTQAGTLQFANTSKAGAVIDSTDKETRLNQNQGVSFIDFRGSQKLPNDWRVTGNVGTGYSDDRNLYLSNSSLSLDKKGIGAITLGRQYLHTNYVGRTGTDTPLDIFSTSALRLDYYGIKGLHASAYYSLAGSNDVRKENNTELESGYGASLSYRFPFSDKQYVRFGAGYTQSDFNPVTTGNAWFSNQNTLNRYPQEAQGVAGSLEYKYDRFLIAADVGQKKETMSKSEKTPLDTRKTDYLGGKVSFDINPIFQVSAGYGVKKAKTTLKAGATPLTNDINSIFLGHSAFHPSFVGLQEMYLFDKADTKEFYVQADYRIRPNVRLYGRYDEENTTYKVGGTDFSKVEDRNARAGLVFSF, encoded by the coding sequence ATGACTAAGCAAGCCACTTTTCGTCTAACTAAGCTAGCTTTGGCAGCTTCTGCACTGGGCATGGCATTCAACGCCAACGCCATTTTTAACCTATACAATAAAGATGGTCTAAGCCTAGACATCAATGGTCAAATTGATATTCAAGCCACCAAGAATGACCGCACTCACACCCTATTGCAAGATGGTGCTGACTTGGTATATACCCAAGCTGGTACTTTGCAATTTGCCAACACCTCAAAAGCTGGTGCAGTCATTGACAGTACTGACAAAGAAACTCGCCTAAACCAAAATCAAGGCGTATCTTTCATCGATTTTCGTGGTTCACAAAAACTACCAAATGACTGGCGTGTCACTGGTAATGTTGGCACAGGATACAGCGATGACCGCAATCTATACCTGTCTAATTCTAGCTTGTCTTTGGACAAAAAAGGCATCGGTGCCATTACTTTGGGTCGTCAATACCTACACACCAACTATGTAGGTCGCACTGGCACAGACACGCCACTAGACATTTTTAGCACCTCAGCACTTCGCCTAGACTACTACGGCATCAAAGGCTTACACGCCAGTGCTTATTATAGTCTGGCAGGCAGCAACGATGTTCGTAAAGAAAATAACACCGAGCTAGAATCTGGCTATGGTGCGTCATTAAGCTATCGCTTCCCATTCTCTGATAAGCAATATGTGCGTTTTGGTGCAGGCTACACCCAAAGTGACTTTAACCCTGTGACTACGGGTAATGCATGGTTTAGCAACCAAAACACCCTAAACCGCTATCCACAAGAGGCACAAGGCGTGGCTGGCTCTTTGGAATACAAATACGACAGATTCCTAATCGCTGCTGATGTTGGTCAGAAAAAAGAAACCATGTCAAAAAGCGAAAAAACACCGCTAGACACTCGCAAAACTGACTATCTGGGCGGTAAAGTTTCTTTTGACATCAATCCGATTTTCCAAGTCAGTGCAGGCTATGGCGTGAAAAAAGCCAAAACCACGCTAAAAGCTGGTGCAACACCACTGACCAACGACATCAATTCGATTTTCTTGGGTCATAGTGCATTCCACCCATCATTTGTTGGCTTGCAAGAAATGTATCTGTTTGATAAAGCAGACACCAAAGAGTTCTATGTTCAAGCTGACTATCGTATCCGCCCAAATGTTCGCCTGTACGGTCGCTATGATGAAGAAAATACCACCTACAAAGTGGGCGGTACTGATTTTAGCAAAGTTGAAGACAGAAACGCTCGTGCAGGCTTGGTATTTAGCTTCTAA
- a CDS encoding prolyl oligopeptidase family serine peptidase, translating to MKTLKKSALAIAVMSCLSLSSHAADDTSTNKASKFAYPETRVHQDDLDPFLFGEFGMSANTAASSNGMHDPSVHQPDDGVDSYIGGVDVDKYRWLENYDPINPAQAKEYTEDRQRNFIGTHAEDDRGLAAEAISSLQIVPPKSSSEVNDWVNAQNALTENYIKNLPVYESFKKNAKSLQDREHTYSTITREGVGEFRYYRHEDGFKRVSLTREDGSVIELVNEKNLSIPERNVNAVMSSFKVSKGGSYISFVVRHGRSDADPYFIHVLDSKTGELATPIIGRINRSNPAHTWIDDTSLMYAAIEQYRSLVFRRDIGKKRFNDPIEVPLNHIDGASVNKISLYGDDKRYIVMDVYDSGDTVYIKDRKTGNAYRLHNQDFYNKVVRYNSSFNNNILAKFVHFEPKTGDVWFISGENNRKGEIIKSNIKNLKHREVVVPAIDGYDIMREAYYHEEGDGYFLISLLKDGVSRLLLVDAKTANIVKDLTPAEGAGIINNLSGNVVGEEKNPDDEIDYDDAESGENYVKFSFSNPTFPETDYKYSIAKDQFLDIRRHDLTPFDHTKYETKTVFYHSTDGTKVPMNISYKKGIKLDGNNPTMLYGYGGYGVIYDQQFGFPANTEWLENGGVWAHAFIRGGGEYGDDWQNAAKHTNRLIGYDDFAAAADYLNEKGYANPNHLAIIGGSNGGLLVGAAMVRHPDKYRVAIPEVGVFDQFRHEKAGVTQYWMEEYGTPEEGRYTYNILKSYSPYHNLHKGTCYPSTLIATSKRDDRVVPSHSYRFAAALQEAQSCDRPAFLHAAEDAGHSPNTYAERNERDLQVMAFALGEMGVTSVPVIEYRPSLDEMKTEKWRAEDAKKRERLTKKQAEKSTNTQ from the coding sequence ATGAAAACACTCAAAAAAAGTGCTTTGGCAATCGCAGTCATGTCCTGCCTAAGTCTGAGCAGTCATGCTGCTGATGACACCAGCACCAACAAAGCAAGTAAATTTGCCTACCCAGAAACTCGGGTTCATCAAGATGACCTAGACCCATTTTTGTTTGGCGAATTTGGTATGTCTGCCAATACCGCAGCCAGTAGCAATGGTATGCATGACCCATCAGTACACCAACCTGATGATGGTGTTGATAGCTACATTGGCGGTGTTGATGTGGATAAATATCGCTGGTTGGAGAATTATGACCCAATCAACCCAGCCCAAGCCAAAGAGTACACCGAAGACCGTCAAAGAAACTTCATCGGCACACACGCTGAGGACGATCGTGGTTTGGCAGCAGAGGCGATTAGCTCTTTGCAAATCGTACCACCAAAATCATCAAGTGAAGTTAATGACTGGGTCAATGCCCAAAATGCTCTGACCGAAAACTACATTAAAAACTTGCCTGTCTATGAGTCGTTCAAAAAGAACGCCAAGAGTTTGCAAGACCGTGAGCACACTTACAGCACCATCACTCGTGAGGGCGTGGGAGAATTTCGCTACTACCGCCACGAAGATGGCTTTAAGCGTGTTTCGCTGACTCGTGAAGATGGTTCTGTGATTGAGCTGGTGAATGAAAAAAATCTATCTATTCCAGAACGCAATGTCAATGCTGTGATGAGCAGCTTTAAAGTCAGTAAAGGCGGTTCGTACATCTCATTTGTGGTGCGACACGGTCGTTCAGACGCTGACCCTTACTTTATTCATGTGCTTGACAGCAAAACAGGCGAGCTTGCCACACCAATCATTGGACGCATCAACCGCTCCAATCCAGCTCACACTTGGATTGATGACACCAGTCTGATGTATGCCGCCATTGAACAATATCGCTCTTTGGTATTTAGACGAGATATTGGCAAAAAACGCTTCAATGACCCCATTGAAGTACCACTCAACCACATTGATGGTGCCAGCGTCAATAAAATCTCATTGTATGGCGATGATAAACGCTACATCGTGATGGATGTCTATGACAGTGGCGATACGGTTTATATCAAAGACCGTAAAACAGGCAATGCCTATCGCCTACATAACCAAGATTTTTATAACAAAGTCGTCAGATATAATTCAAGCTTTAACAATAATATCTTGGCAAAATTTGTCCATTTTGAGCCAAAAACTGGCGATGTATGGTTCATCAGTGGTGAAAATAACCGCAAAGGCGAAATCATCAAAAGCAACATCAAAAACCTAAAACACCGTGAGGTGGTCGTTCCTGCCATCGATGGCTATGACATCATGCGTGAGGCGTATTATCATGAAGAAGGCGATGGCTATTTCCTCATCAGCCTACTCAAAGATGGTGTCAGTCGTCTGTTGTTGGTTGATGCCAAGACCGCCAACATCGTCAAAGACCTAACCCCTGCTGAGGGTGCTGGTATCATCAACAATCTATCAGGCAATGTCGTTGGTGAAGAAAAAAACCCTGACGACGAGATTGACTATGATGATGCTGAAAGTGGCGAAAACTATGTCAAATTCAGTTTCTCAAACCCAACTTTCCCAGAGACGGACTACAAATATAGCATCGCCAAAGACCAATTCTTGGACATTCGCCGTCATGATTTAACACCATTTGACCATACCAAATATGAGACCAAAACCGTGTTCTATCATTCAACTGATGGCACCAAAGTTCCAATGAACATCAGTTACAAAAAAGGCATCAAACTTGATGGCAACAACCCAACCATGCTGTACGGCTACGGTGGCTATGGGGTCATCTACGACCAACAATTTGGCTTCCCTGCCAATACCGAATGGCTTGAAAATGGTGGCGTATGGGCTCACGCATTCATTCGTGGTGGTGGCGAGTATGGCGATGATTGGCAAAATGCTGCCAAACACACCAATCGCTTGATTGGCTATGATGATTTTGCAGCAGCGGCAGACTATCTCAACGAAAAAGGCTATGCCAACCCAAATCATCTTGCCATCATTGGTGGCTCTAATGGTGGTCTATTGGTTGGTGCTGCGATGGTTCGTCACCCTGACAAATACCGTGTGGCTATCCCAGAGGTGGGCGTATTTGACCAGTTCCGCCACGAAAAAGCAGGGGTAACGCAATACTGGATGGAAGAGTATGGCACACCAGAAGAAGGTCGCTATACCTATAATATCCTAAAAAGCTACTCGCCTTATCACAACTTGCACAAAGGCACTTGCTATCCATCAACATTGATTGCCACTTCTAAGCGTGACGACCGTGTTGTGCCATCGCATTCTTATCGCTTTGCTGCTGCCTTGCAAGAGGCTCAAAGTTGTGACCGTCCAGCATTCCTACACGCTGCCGAGGACGCAGGACATAGTCCAAATACCTATGCAGAACGCAATGAGCGAGACCTACAGGTAATGGCGTTTGCACTGGGCGAAATGGGCGTAACCAGCGTTCCTGTTATCGAATATCGTCCATCGCTTGATGAGATGAAAACTGAAAAATGGCGTGCCGAAGATGCCAAAAAGCGTGAACGGCTGACCAAAAAACAAGCGGAAAAATCAACCAACACTCAATGA
- a CDS encoding PepSY domain-containing protein: protein MKKLLLSALVAISALNMPSIAHADDDWEDRAEYKAKQTAKISSQKAKQIAVRAVGGGRVTSIDFDHDGRPHYDVEVRKGNTEYDVKIDAKTGAVIYKRIDR from the coding sequence ATGAAAAAATTACTATTATCTGCTTTGGTTGCTATTTCTGCCCTAAATATGCCAAGCATCGCTCATGCTGATGATGATTGGGAGGATAGAGCGGAGTACAAAGCCAAACAAACCGCCAAGATTTCTAGCCAAAAAGCCAAACAAATCGCTGTGCGTGCCGTTGGTGGTGGTCGTGTTACCAGTATTGATTTTGACCACGATGGTCGTCCGCATTATGATGTTGAAGTCAGAAAAGGTAATACTGAGTATGATGTTAAGATTGATGCCAAAACAGGTGCTGTTATCTACAAACGCATTGACCGCTAA
- the glmU gene encoding bifunctional UDP-N-acetylglucosamine diphosphorylase/glucosamine-1-phosphate N-acetyltransferase GlmU encodes MTTPLNIIILGAGKGTRMKSTRPKVLQTLAGKALIEHVLDTCQTLHADNTIVVYGFGGQMVQDALANRTLHWAEQSEQLGTGHAVKMALPHLPKTGKSLILYGDVPLTTAQTLQNLLTANTQGISMLTLEVANPFGLGRIVRDNGQVIAIVEQKDATPAQQQIKEINSGIYCVDNALLHDYLPKLSNDNAQGEYYLTDIIKMAVDDGIEIATISPEHEFEIEGVNDRIQLANLERTWQAHQIHTLQLAGVQFADPNRVDIRGKLQCGQDVFIDINTVFAGDVVLGNGVQIDAGTIISNSRIGDGTHIKPNCVIDDSQIGANASIGPFAHLRPKTQLADKVKIGNFVETKKSVVGAGSKINHLSYVGDSQVGTGVNVGAGVITCNYDGVNKFTTIIDDNAFVGSNSSLVAPVKIGKNATVAAGSVITKDTPDDKLVIARSRQSVIDGWQRPTKK; translated from the coding sequence ATGACAACTCCTCTAAACATCATCATCTTGGGTGCTGGCAAAGGCACTCGCATGAAATCCACTCGCCCAAAAGTTCTGCAAACTTTGGCAGGTAAGGCACTCATCGAGCATGTACTAGACACCTGTCAAACACTCCATGCTGACAACACAATCGTGGTGTACGGTTTTGGCGGTCAGATGGTGCAAGATGCTTTGGCAAACCGCACGCTACATTGGGCAGAACAAAGTGAGCAGCTTGGCACAGGACACGCTGTCAAGATGGCATTGCCACACCTGCCTAAAACTGGCAAAAGCCTGATTTTGTATGGCGATGTGCCACTGACCACCGCTCAGACTTTGCAAAATCTATTGACCGCCAACACCCAAGGCATCAGCATGCTGACCCTAGAAGTCGCCAATCCATTTGGCTTAGGTCGCATCGTGCGTGACAACGGTCAAGTCATCGCCATCGTTGAACAAAAAGATGCCACGCCAGCACAACAACAAATCAAAGAAATCAACAGCGGTATCTATTGTGTGGACAACGCCCTCTTGCACGACTATCTACCTAAGCTAAGTAATGACAATGCACAAGGCGAATACTACCTGACTGACATCATCAAAATGGCGGTAGATGATGGCATTGAAATCGCCACCATCAGTCCAGAGCATGAATTCGAAATCGAAGGGGTAAACGACCGCATTCAGCTTGCCAACCTAGAACGCACTTGGCAAGCCCACCAAATCCACACTCTACAATTAGCTGGTGTACAATTTGCCGACCCAAACCGTGTGGACATTCGTGGCAAATTGCAATGCGGTCAAGATGTGTTCATCGATATTAACACCGTCTTTGCAGGCGATGTGGTGCTGGGCAATGGCGTACAGATTGATGCTGGTACTATCATCAGCAATTCACGCATTGGCGATGGCACGCACATCAAGCCAAATTGTGTGATTGATGACAGTCAAATCGGTGCAAACGCCAGCATTGGTCCTTTTGCCCATTTACGCCCAAAAACACAGCTTGCCGATAAGGTTAAGATTGGCAACTTTGTCGAAACCAAAAAATCTGTGGTCGGTGCTGGCTCAAAAATCAACCATCTAAGCTATGTGGGCGATAGTCAAGTCGGTACAGGCGTGAATGTCGGTGCTGGTGTCATCACCTGCAACTACGATGGCGTGAATAAATTTACCACCATCATTGATGATAATGCCTTTGTGGGCAGTAATTCTAGTCTGGTTGCTCCTGTCAAAATTGGCAAAAACGCCACCGTTGCGGCAGGTTCGGTCATCACCAAAGACACACCAGATGACAAACTTGTGATTGCCAGAAGTCGTCAAAGTGTCATTGATGGCTGGCAACGCCCCACCAAAAAATAA
- the rnr gene encoding ribonuclease R, with amino-acid sequence MTNKTKKSTWNDPNAIAEAQKYQNPIPSRLLILQTVAQMTNAGEAATQESLASHFGFLDDEDRFFALTNRLKAMLRDGQLERLDGFHYSIAPLPTVVTGTIAANAKGFGFVVLDDMPDLFVHEKQMRVVFDGDKVEAIASEYKGRPEARIGSVIERKQHEFVGRLEYDGEGYFVQLQGVNAHQPITVTDENVAAMKAGIGDDVKVSLIDYPTYQEYATGKITELLSGLNDRELIIETTLYNHAIPHQFSDETIAQAQNYDKPSKQDFQGRVDLRELPLVTIDGEDSRDFDDAVFACKRAGGNYRVVVAIADVSHYVTPNSPLDIDAYERGTSVYFPHRVIPMLPEELSNDLCSLNPNVDRLCMVADMKLSRAGKITAYEFYPAIMHSKARLTYNQVNAYFDDPTNQTLPDALVKNPEVLKSIDTLHQLYQVLDARREERGAMAFETAETYIKFGEDGDIVDIVARTRGDAHKLIEECMLLANTCAANFALKHELPVLYRNHDKPNDEKTLRLHEYAKSLGLSFPSESPTHEDYQRIIKATADRPDAISIHSMLLRSMMQANYSPDNIGHFGLAYDEYSHFTSPIRRYPDLMLHRAIKDKVTKQKPVQPIYASLDEAGEQTSTTERRAEEASREVETWLKCHYMQRHIGDEFTAIVSTVTNFGLFVTLNELFIEGLIHISGLGDSYFTYDEKQQKLLGDNGATFGLGDTLIIKVAGVNMDLLQIDFALVEKLDEINERPKAKKSRKKSRRKSKD; translated from the coding sequence ATGACAAACAAAACAAAAAAAAGCACATGGAATGACCCCAATGCCATCGCAGAGGCTCAAAAATATCAAAACCCCATTCCGTCTCGGTTATTGATTTTGCAGACAGTCGCTCAGATGACCAATGCTGGCGAAGCTGCCACCCAAGAGTCTTTGGCAAGTCATTTTGGATTTTTGGACGATGAAGATCGATTTTTTGCTTTGACCAATCGACTCAAAGCCATGCTGCGTGATGGTCAATTAGAACGCCTAGATGGTTTTCATTATAGCATCGCTCCCTTGCCAACGGTCGTGACAGGAACCATTGCCGCCAATGCCAAAGGTTTTGGTTTTGTGGTGCTTGATGATATGCCAGATTTATTCGTGCATGAAAAACAAATGCGTGTGGTCTTTGATGGCGATAAGGTTGAGGCAATCGCCAGCGAATATAAGGGCAGACCTGAGGCTCGTATTGGGTCGGTCATCGAACGCAAGCAACATGAGTTTGTGGGGCGACTAGAATATGATGGCGAGGGCTATTTTGTTCAGTTGCAAGGCGTGAATGCCCATCAGCCCATCACGGTGACTGATGAGAATGTCGCTGCCATGAAAGCTGGCATTGGCGATGATGTTAAGGTGTCTTTGATTGACTATCCGACCTATCAAGAATACGCCACAGGCAAGATTACCGAGCTATTAAGCGGTCTAAATGATAGAGAGCTGATTATCGAAACCACGCTGTATAATCACGCCATTCCACACCAATTTAGTGATGAAACCATCGCCCAAGCCCAAAACTATGACAAGCCAAGTAAGCAAGATTTTCAGGGGCGTGTGGATTTGCGAGAGTTGCCATTGGTCACCATCGATGGCGAGGATTCAAGAGATTTTGATGACGCAGTTTTTGCCTGTAAGCGAGCGGGGGGCAACTACCGAGTGGTGGTCGCCATCGCTGATGTCAGCCATTATGTGACGCCAAATTCGCCTTTGGATATTGATGCTTATGAACGAGGCACTTCGGTATATTTTCCTCATCGTGTGATTCCGATGTTGCCAGAAGAGCTGTCCAATGATTTGTGTTCGCTCAATCCCAATGTGGACAGACTGTGCATGGTGGCGGATATGAAATTATCCCGAGCGGGCAAAATCACCGCCTATGAGTTTTACCCTGCAATCATGCACTCAAAAGCCAGATTGACTTACAATCAGGTCAATGCCTATTTTGATGACCCAACCAACCAGACTTTACCTGATGCTTTGGTCAAAAATCCTGAGGTGCTAAAATCGATTGATACTTTGCATCAGTTGTATCAGGTGCTGGACGCTCGCCGTGAAGAGCGAGGGGCGATGGCTTTTGAGACGGCAGAGACTTATATTAAATTTGGCGAAGATGGCGATATTGTCGATATTGTCGCTCGTACTCGTGGCGATGCTCACAAGCTCATCGAAGAGTGTATGCTGCTTGCCAATACTTGTGCGGCAAACTTTGCCCTAAAACATGAATTGCCTGTGCTGTATCGCAATCATGATAAACCCAATGACGAAAAAACGCTCAGACTGCACGAATATGCCAAAAGTTTGGGGTTGTCTTTTCCGTCAGAATCGCCCACACACGAGGACTATCAACGCATCATCAAGGCGACTGCCGACCGACCTGATGCCATCAGTATTCATAGTATGCTTTTGCGTTCGATGATGCAGGCAAATTATAGCCCTGATAATATCGGTCATTTTGGCTTGGCGTACGATGAGTACAGTCATTTTACCAGTCCAATCCGTCGCTATCCTGATTTGATGTTGCATCGTGCCATCAAAGACAAAGTCACCAAACAAAAACCTGTTCAGCCGATTTATGCTTCTTTGGACGAGGCAGGCGAGCAGACCAGCACCACCGAACGGCGTGCCGAAGAGGCATCACGAGAGGTGGAAACTTGGCTAAAATGCCACTATATGCAGCGTCATATTGGCGATGAATTTACCGCCATTGTGTCCACCGTGACCAATTTTGGGCTGTTTGTTACGCTCAATGAGTTATTCATCGAAGGCTTGATTCATATCTCTGGATTGGGTGATAGTTATTTTACTTATGATGAAAAACAACAAAAATTATTAGGCGATAATGGGGCAACATTTGGCTTGGGCGATACACTCATTATCAAAGTTGCTGGCGTGAATATGGATTTATTGCAAATTGATTTTGCTTTAGTGGAAAAATTAGATGAGATTAATGAGCGTCCAAAAGCCAAAAAATCACGCAAAAAAAGCAGACGCAAAAGCAAAGATTGA
- a CDS encoding GNAT family N-acetyltransferase produces the protein MNSPQVLDLPILSYTDEQKQRLAYAIAQLEQQVLPEDAWHDDAINEMFGQFGVGVLAVYATTDESVNQLIGYCLYQSVFELAEIHRIGTMPSFARQGVATALLQALFDKLGNDDTTQRLLLEVRADNAPAIALYTKMGFEQIDCRIGYYQTATGRIDALILQHSIK, from the coding sequence ATGAATTCACCACAAGTGCTTGATTTACCAATCCTTTCTTATACCGATGAGCAAAAACAGCGGCTTGCTTATGCCATCGCCCAGCTTGAACAACAAGTGTTGCCAGAAGATGCTTGGCATGACGATGCCATCAATGAGATGTTTGGGCAGTTTGGTGTGGGCGTGCTGGCGGTCTATGCCACAACTGACGAATCCGTCAATCAGCTCATCGGCTACTGCTTGTATCAATCGGTTTTTGAGTTAGCAGAAATCCATCGCATTGGTACAATGCCGTCCTTTGCCAGACAAGGTGTTGCCACCGCCTTGCTTCAAGCATTGTTTGATAAACTTGGCAATGATGACACAACCCAACGACTGCTGTTGGAAGTTAGGGCGGATAATGCACCAGCCATCGCCTTGTACACAAAGATGGGATTTGAGCAGATTGACTGTCGGATTGGCTATTACCAAACCGCAACGGGACGGATTGATGCACTGATTTTGCAACATTCCATAAAATAA
- the infC gene encoding translation initiation factor IF-3, with product MNEEIRAKEVRLVKEDGEQLGVVDIQTALNAAAEENLDLVEIVADAKPPVCKIMDYKRYLYDQKQKAKEAKKNQKQTQVKEIKLRPGTEEADYQVKLRKIVEFLENKDKVKVSIRFRGREMAHQEIGLKQLERIIEDTTEVASVEQAPKLEGRQIGMLLGPAKKK from the coding sequence ATTAACGAAGAAATTCGTGCCAAAGAAGTCCGCTTAGTCAAAGAAGATGGCGAGCAGTTGGGTGTGGTGGATATTCAGACCGCCCTAAATGCAGCCGCCGAAGAAAATTTGGACTTGGTCGAGATTGTCGCTGACGCAAAACCACCTGTGTGTAAAATCATGGATTATAAGCGTTATCTATACGACCAAAAACAAAAAGCCAAAGAAGCCAAAAAGAACCAAAAGCAGACGCAAGTTAAAGAAATCAAGTTGCGTCCTGGTACAGAAGAAGCGGATTATCAAGTTAAGCTACGCAAAATTGTCGAGTTTTTGGAAAATAAAGACAAGGTCAAAGTCTCTATCCGTTTCCGTGGTCGTGAAATGGCTCACCAAGAAATCGGTCTTAAACAGCTAGAACGCATCATTGAAGACACTACCGAAGTAGCAAGCGTAGAGCAAGCACCAAAATTGGAAGGTCGTCAAATTGGTATGCTGTTAGGCCCTGCCAAGAAAAAATAA
- the upp gene encoding uracil phosphoribosyltransferase — protein MSDLQIQVIDHPLVRHKLSLMREADCSTYKFRTLTKELGRLMAYEASRDFEIESFEMQGWCGQITGEQIKGKTVTLVPILRAGIGMLDGVLDLLPTAKISVVGLQRDEETLEPVPFFEKFVQDIDKRPALILDPMLATGGSMVATIDMLKKHGCTNIKALVLVAAPEGVRLVNEAHPDVKIFTAALDSHLNENGYIIPGLGDAGDKIFGTKQL, from the coding sequence ATGTCTGATTTACAAATCCAAGTCATCGACCACCCACTTGTCCGCCATAAGCTATCTTTGATGCGTGAGGCGGATTGTAGCACCTATAAATTTCGCACCTTGACCAAAGAGTTGGGTCGCTTGATGGCGTATGAAGCCAGTCGTGATTTTGAAATCGAAAGTTTTGAAATGCAAGGCTGGTGCGGTCAAATCACTGGCGAGCAAATCAAAGGTAAGACCGTGACATTAGTACCAATTTTGCGTGCTGGTATCGGCATGCTTGATGGGGTGCTTGATTTGTTGCCGACCGCCAAAATCTCAGTGGTTGGTCTGCAAAGAGACGAGGAAACCTTAGAGCCTGTGCCATTTTTTGAGAAGTTTGTCCAAGACATCGACAAACGCCCTGCCCTGATTTTGGACCCAATGCTTGCCACAGGTGGTAGCATGGTTGCCACCATTGACATGCTAAAAAAACACGGTTGCACCAACATCAAGGCTTTGGTATTGGTTGCTGCACCAGAAGGTGTCCGCTTGGTCAATGAAGCCCACCCTGATGTGAAAATCTTCACTGCTGCCTTAGATAGCCACTTGAATGAAAATGGCTACATCATTCCTGGCTTAGGCGATGCAGGCGATAAGATTTTTGGCACAAAACAGCTATAA